From the genome of Dickeya fangzhongdai, one region includes:
- a CDS encoding MbeB family mobilization protein, with the protein MSEILNLAKGFEEKSKQQAQDTEQSVKREFGRLEMSIGAELQSSSQSISNAIREQNGRLTGMIRASVSTAMAWIFTSFALLIGILGGIIWFQGTIITSRLSEMDSYSQQLASLKAKSGAGVTIYSDDSRRNTYLVVLPKQAHGVETYTSQAGNTVVKYTAK; encoded by the coding sequence ATGAGCGAGATTTTAAATTTGGCGAAGGGCTTCGAGGAGAAATCGAAGCAGCAGGCGCAGGATACCGAGCAGAGCGTGAAGCGCGAGTTCGGGAGGCTGGAGATGTCTATCGGCGCGGAACTGCAATCAAGCTCGCAGAGCATCAGCAACGCTATCCGCGAGCAGAACGGCAGGCTGACGGGCATGATCAGAGCCTCCGTCTCAACGGCGATGGCGTGGATATTCACCAGCTTCGCCCTGCTGATCGGCATCCTGGGCGGGATAATCTGGTTTCAGGGCACGATCATCACCTCACGCCTGAGCGAAATGGACAGCTACAGCCAGCAGCTGGCGAGCCTGAAAGCGAAAAGTGGCGCGGGTGTGACGATTTACAGCGACGACTCCCGCCGGAACACCTACCTGGTGGTGCTGCCGAAGCAGGCACACGGTGTGGAAACCTACACGTCACAGGCCGGGAACACTGTAGTGAAATACACGGCGAAATAA